A stretch of Geobacter sp. DNA encodes these proteins:
- a CDS encoding PAS domain S-box protein, with protein MDRADSDYENRYQSLFEEMPVGVFYQDADGTLIDVNRAALEMFGLSRDQLLGRTSYHPEWRVIDENGTELPPERHPSMVALRTGKPVANAVAGVYSPERGDFTWLRITAIPQFMPGVTAPFRVFVTLLDITERKQTEDIMAARLRLQQFATSACSLEKLLQATLDEAEKLTGSSIGFYHHFSDDQQALTLQAWSTRTMTEFCRAEGNGLHYPLAHAGVWVDCIRERRPVIHNDYASLPHRRGMPEGHADVVRELVVPVFRNEKIVAIIGVGNKTTGYHQQDVEAVSLLADLSWDITARMNAESRQQESAELFRTLTETTSDGFWITDADGRIIEVNDAACRIYGYGRNELLGKSLRDFEEIENEQETQDHVQRIIANRFERFETRHRCRDGTVIDVEVSTTFIPGKNQFLAFLHGVTDLKRSEKALRDSELLLREAQRVGHLGTYAYDIPIDRWSCSPELDRIFGIDDSFPRTFNSWLSLVHPDHRTRMDQYFSSLHRTQTWFDMEYPIVRPVDGAERWLYGTGEFTRDDAGSPIRMIGTIQDITERKSREIDSLRMLQALIDLARNKALYVVQLPAALATITEAAAEALGTWRVSVWFYSDDHEGIVCSDMFDLEQRRHSQGDFLKIADFPAYFAAAATGEVIAAHDACNDPRTVEFTERFLFPNGITSLLNVPILAEGQVLGVVCHEHAGLARNWTLEEQSFAMAVGGFVSMLVEMNQRRNAEAEFRRLNEQLEQRVAERTAQLEAINRELESFCYSVSHDLRAPLRHIGGFSRMLLDDHVQQLDPHGIHCLQRIAAGVEKMQGLIDDLLALSRVNRAELHRQKLNLSSLVRELASDLKNTYAGRDVEIVIANGIEVQGDPGLMRVALENLLHNAFKYTGKRDHAVIEFGSFERVGEKIFFIRDNGAGFDMAGYENLFGVFRRLHRETEFPGTGVGLATVQRIIRRHGGRIWAEGVPDAGATFYFTLH; from the coding sequence ATGGACCGGGCAGACAGCGACTACGAGAACAGATACCAGTCCCTCTTCGAGGAGATGCCGGTCGGCGTTTTCTATCAGGACGCAGATGGCACGCTGATCGATGTCAATCGGGCAGCACTGGAGATGTTCGGCCTGAGCCGGGACCAGCTCCTTGGCAGGACTTCGTACCATCCCGAGTGGCGGGTCATCGACGAGAACGGAACTGAACTGCCTCCGGAACGGCATCCATCCATGGTTGCGCTTCGGACCGGGAAACCGGTCGCCAATGCGGTTGCCGGCGTCTATTCCCCCGAGCGGGGAGATTTTACCTGGCTGCGGATCACTGCGATCCCCCAGTTCATGCCGGGAGTGACGGCTCCCTTCCGGGTTTTCGTCACCCTGCTCGACATCACCGAGCGCAAGCAGACCGAAGATATCATGGCGGCTCGCCTGCGGCTGCAGCAATTCGCCACTTCTGCCTGTTCGCTGGAAAAACTCCTCCAGGCAACCCTGGACGAGGCGGAAAAGCTGACCGGCAGTTCCATCGGTTTCTATCATCATTTCAGCGATGATCAGCAGGCGCTCACGCTCCAGGCATGGTCCACCCGGACCATGACCGAATTCTGCCGGGCCGAGGGGAATGGCCTGCATTATCCCCTGGCACATGCTGGGGTCTGGGTCGACTGCATCCGCGAGCGTCGGCCGGTGATCCACAATGATTATGCCTCGCTGCCGCACCGCCGGGGGATGCCGGAAGGGCATGCCGACGTCGTGCGGGAGCTGGTGGTTCCGGTCTTTCGCAACGAAAAGATTGTGGCGATCATCGGGGTCGGCAACAAGACAACCGGCTATCACCAGCAGGATGTGGAAGCGGTCTCGCTATTGGCGGACCTTTCCTGGGACATCACCGCGCGCATGAATGCAGAATCCCGCCAGCAGGAGAGTGCCGAGCTGTTCCGGACCCTCACCGAAACCACCAGCGACGGGTTCTGGATAACGGATGCGGATGGCAGGATCATTGAGGTCAATGACGCTGCCTGCAGGATATACGGATACGGGCGGAACGAATTGCTGGGCAAGTCCCTCCGCGACTTCGAGGAGATCGAAAACGAGCAGGAGACCCAGGATCATGTTCAGCGGATCATCGCCAACCGGTTCGAACGCTTCGAAACCAGGCACAGATGCAGGGATGGCACCGTTATCGACGTGGAGGTGAGCACTACCTTCATCCCCGGTAAAAACCAGTTCCTTGCCTTCCTGCACGGGGTGACCGATCTGAAACGCTCCGAAAAGGCGCTACGCGACAGCGAATTGCTGCTCAGAGAGGCGCAGAGGGTAGGGCATCTCGGCACCTATGCCTATGACATCCCCATTGACCGGTGGAGCTGTTCGCCGGAACTGGATCGGATCTTCGGTATCGACGATTCCTTTCCGCGGACCTTCAATTCCTGGCTTTCGCTGGTACATCCCGACCACCGCACCAGGATGGACCAGTATTTTTCCTCGCTGCACCGTACCCAGACATGGTTCGACATGGAGTACCCGATCGTGCGCCCCGTTGATGGCGCCGAGCGCTGGTTGTACGGCACCGGTGAATTCACCAGGGACGACGCGGGCAGCCCGATCAGGATGATCGGCACGATCCAGGATATCACCGAGCGGAAATCCCGCGAGATCGACTCGTTGCGGATGCTGCAGGCGCTGATAGACCTGGCCCGTAACAAGGCGCTCTATGTTGTCCAGCTCCCTGCTGCGCTGGCAACCATAACCGAGGCTGCGGCAGAGGCGCTCGGGACCTGGCGTGTCAGTGTCTGGTTCTACAGCGACGATCATGAGGGGATCGTCTGCAGCGACATGTTCGACCTGGAGCAGCGGCGTCATTCTCAGGGGGATTTCCTGAAGATCGCCGATTTTCCCGCCTATTTTGCCGCCGCTGCAACCGGCGAGGTCATCGCTGCCCACGACGCCTGCAACGACCCGCGCACCGTGGAATTTACCGAGCGATTCCTCTTCCCCAACGGCATCACCTCCCTCTTGAATGTGCCGATCCTTGCCGAAGGGCAGGTGTTGGGCGTTGTCTGCCATGAACATGCCGGACTGGCACGGAACTGGACCCTTGAGGAGCAGAGTTTCGCCATGGCCGTAGGCGGCTTCGTCTCCATGCTGGTCGAGATGAACCAGCGCAGAAACGCCGAGGCGGAGTTTCGCAGGCTCAATGAGCAGCTTGAACAGCGCGTGGCCGAGCGCACTGCCCAGTTGGAGGCGATAAATCGGGAACTGGAATCGTTCTGCTACTCGGTATCCCATGACCTGCGAGCCCCGCTGCGGCATATCGGCGGATTCAGCAGGATGCTGCTCGATGACCACGTGCAGCAGCTCGACCCACATGGTATCCACTGCCTGCAGCGGATTGCAGCCGGGGTCGAAAAGATGCAGGGGCTGATCGACGACCTGCTCGCCCTGTCGAGGGTGAACCGGGCCGAACTGCACCGCCAGAAGCTCAATCTCTCCTCGCTGGTGCGGGAACTGGCCAGTGATCTGAAAAACACCTATGCTGGGCGCGATGTGGAGATCGTCATCGCCAACGGCATCGAGGTTCAGGGAGACCCCGGTCTCATGCGGGTTGCCCTGGAGAACCTCCTGCACAATGCCTTCAAATACACCGGCAAGCGAGATCATGCGGTCATCGAGTTCGGTTCGTTCGAGCGGGTCGGCGAGAAAATATTCTTTATCCGTGACAATGGCGCGGGTTTCGACATGGCCGGCTACGAAAACCTGTTCGGCGTCTTTCGCCGACTGCACCGCGAGACCGAATTTCCCGGCACCGGCGTCGGCCTGGCAACGGTCCAGCGGATCATCCGGCGCCATGGCGGCAGGATCTGGGCAGAAGGGGTGCCGGACGCCGGGGCAACATTCTATTTCACGCTGCACTAA
- the amrB gene encoding AmmeMemoRadiSam system protein B gives MIRQPAVANQFYTGDTQRLRAELDTLIVRSAEPEQVIGVISPHAGYIYSGAVAGALFGAIAIPRTVLILGPNHHGLGARVSLYPSGTWHTPLGNVPIDATLAALVRRHAPMVEEETAAHLREHSLEVQVPFLQHLQPELAIVPICLGFGDYATCRQLGEGIAVAIREYGAPVLMVASSDMTHYESATVAREKDDMALERALALDAEGLLAVCRSKRITMCGVVPSTVMLVAAKALGASEARMVRYANSGDTNGDYEQVVGYASVAVW, from the coding sequence ATGATTCGCCAGCCAGCCGTAGCCAATCAGTTTTACACCGGTGATACGCAGCGACTTCGAGCCGAACTTGATACCCTGATCGTCCGGTCGGCAGAACCGGAGCAGGTCATCGGCGTCATCTCTCCCCATGCCGGCTACATCTATTCCGGCGCCGTCGCCGGCGCTCTGTTCGGTGCCATCGCCATTCCCCGGACCGTCCTCATCCTCGGTCCCAATCACCACGGGCTCGGGGCACGCGTCTCCCTCTATCCCTCCGGCACCTGGCATACCCCGCTCGGCAACGTACCGATCGACGCGACTCTCGCCGCGCTGGTGCGTCGCCACGCCCCCATGGTGGAGGAGGAGACGGCGGCCCACCTGCGTGAACATTCCCTGGAAGTCCAGGTACCGTTTCTCCAGCACCTGCAACCAGAACTCGCCATTGTCCCGATCTGTCTCGGATTCGGAGATTATGCCACCTGCCGGCAGTTGGGGGAGGGTATTGCCGTGGCGATCCGGGAATATGGCGCTCCGGTTCTCATGGTTGCCAGTTCCGACATGACCCACTACGAGTCCGCAACCGTCGCCAGGGAGAAGGACGACATGGCGCTGGAACGCGCCCTGGCGCTCGATGCAGAAGGGCTGCTCGCCGTCTGCCGGTCCAAGCGTATCACCATGTGCGGCGTGGTCCCTTCCACAGTCATGCTGGTGGCCGCCAAGGCCCTGGGTGCTTCCGAGGCCCGAATGGTGCGGTATGCCAACAGCGGCGATACGAACGGAGATTACGAGCAGGTGGTGGGATACGCATCGGTTGCCGTATGGTAG
- the scpB gene encoding SMC-Scp complex subunit ScpB, with protein MTAKSLKSLLESLFFVAEGPLSLDRLTAVLEEFDRAEIALALDELATECIAQERGIILAEVAGGYQLRTPSEHTEYLKRLQRSRGAKFSQSALETLAIIAYRQPVTRAEVEYLRGVDCGGVLKTLLERKLIRILGKKDVPGKPLVYGTTREFLEVFSLKNLTALPTLKEIQDLAEPPVFEEQAELPLEGDPSPPEFPSGE; from the coding sequence ATGACAGCGAAAAGCCTTAAATCATTGCTGGAGTCCCTCTTTTTCGTTGCCGAAGGTCCGCTTTCCCTGGACCGGCTGACAGCGGTGCTGGAGGAGTTCGACCGGGCCGAGATCGCCCTGGCGCTCGATGAGCTGGCAACTGAGTGCATAGCCCAGGAGCGGGGGATCATCCTGGCCGAGGTTGCCGGCGGCTACCAGCTCCGCACCCCTTCCGAGCACACCGAGTATCTCAAGCGGTTGCAACGGAGCAGAGGGGCGAAATTCAGCCAGTCCGCCCTGGAGACCCTGGCGATCATCGCCTATCGGCAGCCGGTGACCCGTGCCGAAGTGGAATACCTGCGGGGCGTCGACTGCGGCGGTGTGCTGAAGACGCTCCTGGAGAGGAAACTTATCCGGATTCTCGGCAAGAAAGACGTGCCGGGCAAGCCGCTGGTCTACGGCACGACCAGGGAGTTTCTCGAAGTCTTCAGCCTCAAGAACCTGACCGCACTCCCCACCCTCAAGGAGATCCAGGACCTGGCAGAGCCGCCGGTCTTCGAAGAACAGGCAGAACTGCCGTTGGAAGGCGATCCGTCCCCTCCCGAATTCCCCAGCGGTGAATGA
- a CDS encoding segregation/condensation protein A, producing MPDTAPSQPLFDSQQFSAYSVKVESFEGPLDLLLHLIKKNELDIYDIPIAIVTRQYLEYLEVMKELNLEIAGEFLVMASTLLQIKSKLLLPLPEEEDSGEDEELDPRAELVRRLLEYQKYKEAAAGLAGRELLGRDVFTRTIPFVDESLLPAGEEPLEIELFELVDAFRRVLARIPVERFHEVVSESISVADRIGRILDLVQSRQSVQFDDLFDDEEITRELAIATFLALLELCKLKTIKVSQLTPFGVIWLVPGALEPEEDSAGVDDDDSEKP from the coding sequence ATGCCCGATACAGCCCCTTCCCAGCCCCTCTTTGACAGTCAGCAGTTCTCCGCCTACTCGGTCAAGGTGGAGTCCTTCGAGGGGCCGCTCGACCTTCTCCTGCATCTGATCAAGAAGAACGAGCTGGATATCTACGATATCCCCATCGCCATCGTCACCCGCCAGTATCTGGAATACCTGGAGGTGATGAAGGAACTCAACCTGGAGATCGCCGGCGAGTTTCTGGTGATGGCCTCGACCCTGCTGCAGATCAAGTCCAAGCTGCTCTTGCCACTCCCTGAAGAAGAGGATAGCGGCGAGGACGAGGAGCTGGACCCCCGTGCGGAACTGGTCCGGCGGCTGCTCGAATACCAGAAGTACAAGGAAGCGGCTGCCGGCCTGGCCGGCCGCGAGCTGCTCGGCCGCGACGTCTTTACCCGTACCATCCCCTTTGTCGACGAGTCGCTGCTTCCGGCCGGCGAAGAGCCGCTGGAGATCGAGCTGTTCGAGCTGGTGGACGCCTTTCGCCGCGTGCTTGCCCGCATCCCGGTGGAGCGCTTCCATGAGGTCGTCAGTGAATCGATCAGCGTTGCCGACCGGATCGGTCGCATCCTCGATCTGGTCCAGTCGCGGCAGTCGGTGCAGTTCGACGACCTCTTCGACGACGAGGAGATAACGCGCGAACTGGCGATAGCGACCTTCCTGGCTCTCCTCGAACTCTGCAAGCTGAAAACGATCAAGGTCTCCCAGTTGACCCCGTTCGGCGTGATCTGGCTCGTGCCGGGGGCACTGGAACCTGAGGAGGACTCTGCCGGAGTGGACGACGATGACAGCGAAAAGCCTTAA
- the trpS gene encoding tryptophan--tRNA ligase: protein MSNNRVVSGMRPTGKLHLGHFHGVLDNWLKLQNEYECFFFAADWHSLTTEYADTSGIRESTREMVLDWLAFGLDPKKCTIFEQSLVPHHSELNLILGMITPVSWLERNPTYKEMQDNLEHKDLSTFGFLGYPVLMAADIIIYKATRVPVGHDQLPHLEITREIARRFNHLYGQVFPEPEALLTETPKLTGLDGRKMSKSYGNSIYLSDTAEDTRKKIMTMITDTQRVRRADPGEPDRCIAFNLHRLYVSQEKLDMIVPACRGAEIGCVECKKILAESVVEGLAPFRARREELAARPELVSDVLSDGSKRAQEESGTTLAEVRAALKF, encoded by the coding sequence ATGAGCAACAATCGCGTAGTCAGCGGCATGCGCCCGACGGGCAAGCTGCACCTGGGACATTTTCATGGCGTGCTGGATAACTGGCTGAAGCTCCAGAACGAATACGAGTGTTTCTTCTTTGCCGCTGACTGGCATTCCCTGACCACCGAATATGCCGATACCTCTGGTATCCGCGAGAGCACCCGCGAGATGGTTCTCGACTGGCTCGCCTTCGGGCTCGACCCGAAGAAGTGCACCATCTTCGAGCAGAGCCTGGTGCCACACCATTCGGAACTGAACCTGATCCTCGGCATGATCACGCCGGTGTCGTGGCTGGAGCGCAACCCGACCTACAAGGAGATGCAGGACAACCTGGAGCACAAGGACCTCTCCACCTTCGGTTTCCTTGGCTATCCGGTGTTGATGGCCGCGGACATCATCATCTACAAGGCGACCAGGGTGCCGGTCGGGCATGACCAGCTCCCCCATCTGGAGATCACCCGCGAGATCGCCCGCCGCTTCAACCATCTCTACGGCCAGGTCTTTCCCGAGCCCGAGGCGTTGCTCACCGAAACCCCCAAGCTGACCGGACTGGACGGCCGGAAGATGAGCAAGTCTTACGGCAACTCCATCTATCTCTCCGACACGGCCGAGGATACCCGCAAGAAGATCATGACCATGATCACCGATACCCAGCGGGTCCGCCGCGCCGATCCGGGTGAACCGGACCGCTGCATCGCCTTCAACCTCCATCGCCTCTATGTGTCGCAGGAGAAGCTCGACATGATCGTGCCTGCCTGCCGCGGGGCAGAAATCGGTTGTGTGGAGTGCAAGAAGATCCTGGCCGAGTCCGTGGTGGAGGGGCTTGCCCCGTTCCGCGCCAGGCGCGAGGAGCTGGCCGCCCGGCCGGAGCTGGTGAGCGATGTCCTGTCTGACGGCAGCAAACGTGCCCAGGAAGAGTCGGGAACGACGCTGGCGGAGGTCAGGGCTGCCCTGAAGTTCTGA
- a CDS encoding site-2 protease family protein produces the protein MDQFFLKVSIMLVPALMAITCHEVSHGYVAYRFGDDTAKSLGRLTLNPLKHLDIIGTLMIFIVGIGWAKPVPVNFGNLRRPKRDMIWVAAAGPITNFSLAAVSALLMRGMQALGDLIGDASLMQFLIDPMVLMLAFSVYINLLLAIFNLIPVPPLDGGRVAVGLLPERQAIAYSRIEPYGMIIIIVLVFFTNLFSYIISPVLSMGVRLLAGSQSNLVFSVTNLMFK, from the coding sequence ATGGATCAGTTTTTCCTCAAAGTCTCCATCATGCTGGTGCCGGCACTGATGGCCATCACCTGTCACGAAGTGTCTCACGGGTACGTGGCCTACCGTTTCGGCGATGATACGGCAAAGTCTCTGGGCCGCCTCACCCTGAATCCCCTGAAGCACCTGGATATCATCGGCACCCTGATGATCTTCATCGTCGGCATCGGTTGGGCCAAGCCGGTACCGGTGAACTTCGGCAATCTCCGCCGTCCCAAGCGCGACATGATCTGGGTTGCCGCTGCCGGCCCCATCACGAACTTTTCCCTGGCAGCAGTGTCGGCACTGCTCATGCGGGGGATGCAGGCCCTGGGCGACCTGATCGGCGATGCTTCGCTGATGCAGTTCCTTATCGACCCGATGGTGCTGATGCTGGCCTTTTCCGTCTACATCAACCTGCTATTGGCAATCTTCAACCTCATCCCCGTGCCGCCGCTGGACGGTGGCCGGGTTGCGGTGGGGCTCCTTCCCGAGCGGCAGGCGATCGCCTATTCGCGGATCGAGCCGTACGGCATGATCATCATCATTGTCCTGGTCTTTTTCACCAATCTGTTCAGCTATATCATTTCACCGGTACTGAGCATGGGGGTTCGGCTTCTGGCAGGCTCCCAGAGCAACCTCGTTTTCAGCGTCACCAATCTGATGTTCAAGTAA
- the glnA gene encoding type I glutamate--ammonia ligase, with amino-acid sequence MTPQEVVAFAKENGAMMVDFKFMDFVGIWQHFSVPMSEFGEDTFEEGQGFDGSSIRGWQPIHASDMIILPDPTTAKMDPFTAVPTLSLICNIFDPITKEDYSRDPRNIARKAEAYLKSTGIGDTAYFGPEAEFFIFDDVRYDSSANQSFYAVDSVEGTWNTGREEFPNLGYKPRHKEGYFPVSPTDSQNDLRNEMVIELQKVGIRVECQHHEVATGGQAEIDMRFNSLVAMADDLQWFKYVIKNVACRNGKTVTFMPKPLYGDNGSGMHCHQSIWKAGTNLFAGDKYGGLSQMALWYIGGIIKHAKALCAFTNPTTNSYKRLVPGFEAPVNMAYSSRNRSASIRIPMFSTNPKAKRIEYRTPDPSANGYLAFAAMLMAGLDGVENKIDPGQPLDKDIYGLSPEELKDIPSAPGTLEEALNCLKDDHEFLLKGDVFTPDVIEKWIEYKMEAEVNPVRMRPVPLEFALYYDI; translated from the coding sequence ATGACACCACAAGAGGTAGTAGCATTTGCCAAAGAAAATGGCGCAATGATGGTAGATTTCAAATTCATGGACTTCGTGGGGATCTGGCAGCACTTTTCCGTGCCGATGTCAGAGTTCGGCGAGGATACCTTTGAAGAAGGGCAGGGTTTTGACGGTTCCTCCATCCGTGGCTGGCAGCCGATCCATGCTTCGGACATGATCATCCTTCCCGACCCGACCACCGCAAAGATGGACCCCTTTACCGCGGTGCCGACCCTGTCGCTGATCTGCAACATCTTCGATCCGATCACCAAGGAAGACTACAGCCGCGATCCGCGTAACATCGCCCGCAAGGCCGAAGCATACCTCAAGTCCACCGGCATTGGCGACACCGCCTATTTCGGACCCGAAGCAGAATTCTTCATCTTCGACGACGTCCGCTACGACTCCAGCGCCAACCAGTCGTTCTACGCGGTCGACTCCGTCGAGGGGACCTGGAACACCGGCCGCGAGGAGTTCCCCAACCTCGGCTACAAGCCGCGCCACAAGGAAGGGTACTTCCCGGTTTCCCCTACCGACTCCCAGAACGACCTGCGCAACGAGATGGTTATCGAGCTGCAGAAGGTCGGCATTCGCGTCGAGTGCCAGCACCACGAGGTTGCCACCGGCGGCCAGGCCGAGATCGACATGCGCTTCAACTCGCTGGTTGCCATGGCTGACGATCTCCAGTGGTTCAAGTATGTCATAAAGAACGTTGCCTGCCGCAACGGCAAGACCGTTACCTTCATGCCGAAGCCGCTCTATGGCGACAACGGTTCCGGGATGCACTGCCACCAGTCGATCTGGAAGGCCGGCACCAACCTGTTCGCCGGCGACAAGTACGGCGGGCTTTCCCAGATGGCCCTCTGGTACATCGGCGGGATCATCAAGCATGCCAAGGCTCTCTGCGCCTTCACCAACCCGACCACCAACTCCTACAAGCGTCTGGTGCCCGGTTTCGAAGCCCCGGTGAACATGGCTTACTCCAGCCGTAACCGTTCCGCTTCCATCCGTATCCCGATGTTCTCCACCAACCCGAAGGCGAAGCGGATCGAGTACCGTACGCCCGACCCGTCAGCAAACGGCTACCTGGCCTTTGCCGCCATGCTGATGGCAGGCCTCGACGGCGTCGAGAACAAGATCGATCCGGGCCAGCCGCTGGACAAGGACATCTACGGTCTCTCCCCGGAAGAGCTGAAAGACATCCCGTCAGCTCCGGGCACGCTTGAGGAAGCTCTCAACTGCCTCAAGGACGACCACGAGTTCCTCCTCAAGGGGGACGTCTTCACCCCCGACGTCATCGAGAAGTGGATCGAGTACAAGATGGAAGCAGAGGTCAACCCGGTCCGCATGCGTCCGGTTCCCCTCGAATTCGCCCTCTACTACGACATCTAG
- a CDS encoding P-II family nitrogen regulator (indirectly regulates nitrogen metabolism; at high nitrogen levels P-II prevents the phosphorylation of NR-I, the transcriptional activator of the glutamine synthetase gene (glnA); at low nitrogen levels P-II is uridylylated to form PII-UMP and interacts with an adenylyltransferase (GlnE) that activates GlnA): MKKVEAIIKPFKLDEVKDALNEIGIQGITVSEIKGFGRQKGHTELYRGAEYVVDFIPKIKMEIIVGDDIVAKVVETIEQAAKTGRIGDGKIFVTSVEEVVRIRTGERGEDAL, from the coding sequence TTGAAAAAAGTGGAAGCGATAATAAAGCCGTTCAAGCTTGATGAAGTGAAGGATGCGCTCAACGAGATCGGCATCCAGGGGATCACTGTCAGCGAGATCAAGGGATTCGGCCGCCAGAAGGGTCATACCGAACTCTATCGCGGTGCCGAATATGTGGTGGATTTTATCCCCAAGATCAAGATGGAGATCATCGTCGGCGACGATATCGTGGCCAAGGTCGTGGAGACCATTGAGCAGGCGGCAAAGACCGGCCGGATCGGCGACGGCAAGATCTTTGTCACCTCTGTCGAGGAAGTAGTCCGGATCAGGACGGGAGAGCGGGGAGAAGACGCCCTGTAG
- a CDS encoding putative 2-dehydropantoate 2-reductase, with protein MRIAVVGAGALGLYYGAMLQRGGGKVAFLLRRDYEAISAHGLQVSSVNGDFHLPHVAGYRQTTDIGPVDLVLIGLKTFANDQIQELIPPLLGEQTLLLTLQNGLGNEDLLAGLFGSQRVLGGVAFLCANRGEPGVVHHLGAGRIELGAWGDVPVGRLASVAAAFVAAGIECRVVADVRRARWQKLVWNIPFNGLCALLDQPVDRLLRFPATRRLIREIMLEVIGAANLQDLSEPIADAFAEQMLVFTDAMGPYLPSMLIDRREGRPLELDAIFAAAVSAGAERGAALPRTSTVHALLSFAVDSGVAADTLLLKKEAHVAG; from the coding sequence ATGCGGATAGCGGTAGTGGGTGCCGGTGCCCTCGGCCTGTATTACGGTGCCATGCTGCAGCGGGGTGGTGGGAAGGTCGCTTTTCTCCTGAGGCGCGATTACGAGGCGATCTCCGCTCATGGCCTGCAGGTCAGTTCCGTGAACGGTGATTTCCACCTTCCCCACGTGGCCGGTTATCGGCAGACCACGGATATCGGGCCGGTGGATCTGGTGCTGATCGGGCTCAAGACCTTTGCCAACGACCAAATCCAGGAGTTGATCCCACCGCTTTTGGGGGAGCAGACCCTCCTGCTTACCTTGCAGAACGGCCTCGGCAACGAAGATCTGCTGGCCGGGCTGTTTGGCAGTCAGCGGGTGCTTGGCGGGGTCGCTTTTCTCTGTGCCAACCGGGGGGAACCCGGAGTCGTCCACCATCTCGGCGCCGGCAGGATCGAACTCGGGGCCTGGGGTGATGTCCCGGTCGGGCGCCTCGCATCGGTCGCTGCTGCCTTTGTGGCAGCCGGCATCGAGTGCCGAGTGGTGGCCGATGTTCGCAGGGCCCGTTGGCAAAAGCTCGTCTGGAATATCCCCTTCAACGGTCTCTGCGCACTCCTGGATCAGCCTGTCGACCGTTTGTTGCGTTTTCCCGCCACTCGACGGCTGATTCGGGAGATCATGCTGGAAGTCATTGGCGCTGCCAATCTGCAGGATCTTTCTGAGCCGATAGCCGATGCGTTTGCCGAACAGATGCTCGTCTTTACCGATGCCATGGGGCCCTACCTTCCTTCCATGCTGATCGATCGCCGGGAAGGGCGGCCACTTGAGCTCGATGCAATCTTTGCGGCGGCCGTGTCTGCCGGAGCAGAACGGGGCGCGGCTCTTCCCCGGACGTCGACGGTCCATGCGCTGCTCTCCTTTGCGGTTGACAGCGGCGTTGCCGCCGACACTCTGTTGCTTAAAAAAGAGGCGCATGTGGCGGGTTGA
- a CDS encoding peptidoglycan DD-metalloendopeptidase family protein — translation MIRFLVTTLLLICVTAAGTAQADIFRLEDDDGVVSFTDSPSSRRYTLIMRDRATRHPAGKKGRPGSTAGQVKSSTDNRDETGSVLQRGTLPLQGVITSTAGLRFDPFDGKLRHHNGIDIAAPTGTPVKPVAPGTVIFSGQRSGYGNTVIIDHHDGMKTIYAHHAENLVPEGAEVDCATVIALSGSTGRSTGPHLHFEAWQDDTNISRSFMPAHASGRDAPAMASAPVRRLLQPDGTILFTNLR, via the coding sequence ATGATCCGCTTCCTCGTCACCACACTGCTGCTCATCTGCGTAACCGCTGCCGGTACGGCACAGGCCGACATATTCCGGCTGGAGGATGACGACGGCGTGGTATCCTTCACCGATTCCCCCAGCAGTCGCCGCTATACCCTGATCATGCGCGACCGGGCAACGCGCCACCCCGCCGGGAAGAAGGGCAGGCCGGGATCAACCGCAGGTCAGGTCAAGTCGTCCACGGACAACAGGGATGAAACGGGTTCCGTGCTGCAGAGAGGCACCCTGCCACTTCAGGGGGTCATCACCTCCACCGCGGGTCTCCGCTTCGACCCCTTCGACGGAAAACTCAGGCACCACAACGGCATCGACATTGCTGCACCAACCGGGACACCGGTAAAACCGGTTGCACCGGGCACCGTGATCTTCAGCGGACAGCGCTCGGGATACGGCAACACCGTTATCATCGACCACCACGACGGCATGAAGACCATCTACGCCCATCATGCCGAGAACCTGGTCCCGGAAGGGGCAGAGGTGGATTGTGCCACGGTCATCGCCCTTTCCGGCTCAACCGGCCGTTCAACCGGACCCCACCTCCATTTCGAGGCATGGCAGGACGACACCAATATCTCACGGTCCTTCATGCCGGCACACGCCTCTGGCCGCGACGCTCCGGCTATGGCCAGCGCACCCGTGCGCAGGCTGCTGCAGCCGGACGGAACCATCCTCTTTACCAATCTCCGTTAA